One Mercurialis annua linkage group LG3, ddMerAnnu1.2, whole genome shotgun sequence DNA window includes the following coding sequences:
- the LOC126673148 gene encoding probable receptor-like protein kinase At2g42960, whose protein sequence is MAGHLKTEMSKKTSIFGLKVWEVGCIALLMFVILILCVLSYYMTSRKKSRRDRKRLPLSQIPSVSKEIKEVRVEHVSANEFVPRDGILLTIHDKNREKDSDKVMVHLGMGKVKNGDNSSQSGSFHHLDKDCGSQSGEEGSSGTVTVYKPSSSSYPITAPSPLCGLPEFSHLGWGHWFTLRDLELATNRFSKEHILGEGGYGVVYQGHLINGTPVAVKKILNNVGQAEKEFRVEVEAIGHVRHKNLVRLLGYCMEGTHRMLVYEYVNNGNLEQWLHGAMRQHGYLTWEARMKVLLGTAKALAYLHEAIEPKVVHRDIKSSNILIDDDFNAKVSDFGLAKLLGSGKSHVTTRVMGTFGYVAPEYANTGLLNEKSDVYSFGVLLLESITGRDPVDYGRPSHEVNLVDWLKMMVGSRRSEEVVDPNIDARPSTRALKRCLLTALRCVDPDSEKRPKMSQVVRMLESEEYPIPREDRRHRRTQGGSMDMESQKEISDTERSDNPGSRSESKRT, encoded by the exons ATTATATGACTTCGCGGAAGAAGTCAAGAAGAGATCGAAAGAGGCTTCCTCTTAGCCAAATTCCGTCCGTTTCTAAAGAAATTAAAGAAGTTCGTGTGGAACATGTTTCCGCAAACGAATTTGTTCCGCGTGATGGGATTCTCTTGACAATTCATGATAAGAACAGGGAAAAAGATTCAGATAAGGTCATGGTCCATCTGGGGATGGGAAAAGTAAAGAATGGAGACAATAGCAGTCAATCAGGTTCATTTCATCATTTAGATAAAGATTGTGGATCACAATCGGGTGAAGAAGGGAGCTCTGGCACAGTAACGGTATATAAACCATCTTCGTCGTCGTATCCTATTACTGCTCCTTCTCCTCTATGTGGCTTGCCTGAATTCTCTCACTTGGGTTGGGGTCACTGGTTCACATTGAGAGATCTTGAGCTGGCAACAAATAGATTTTCAAAAGAGCACATCCTTGGGGAAGGTGGATATGGAGTCGTTTACCAGGGACATTTGATCAATGGTACTCCTGTGGCAGTGAAAAAGATCCTGAACAACGT GGGCCAAGCAGAAAAGGAGTTTAGAGTGGAAGTGGAAGCCATTGGTCATGTGCGCCACAAAAATTTGGTTCGCCTTCTGGGATATTGCATGGAAGGGACCCACAG GATGTTGGTTTATGAATATGTCAACAATGGAAACTTGGAACAATGGCTTCATGGAGCTATGCGTCAACATGGATATCTTACTTGGGAGGCTCGCATGAAGGTCCTCCTTGGCACGGCTAAGGC TCTTGCCTATTTGCATGAGGCCATTGAACCAAAAGTGGTGCACAGAGACATTAAGTCGAGCAATATATTAATTGATGATGACTTTAATGCCAAGGTTTCTGATTTTGGCCTGGCCAAGCTGCTTGGATCTGGAAAAAGCCATGTCACGACTCGGGTTATGGGAACGTTTGG ATATGTGGCTCCTGAGTACGCAAATACCGGTCTTTTGAATGAAAAGAGTGATGTTTATAGCTTTGGGGTTTTGCTCTTAGAATCTATTACCGGAAGAGATCCTGTAGACTACGGCCGTCCTTCCCACGAG GTAAATCTGGTTGATTGGCTAAAAATGATGGTCGGAAGCAGGCGGTCTGAAGAAGTCGTGGATCCGAATATTGATGCAAGGCCATCAACAAGAGCTCTAAAGCGGTGCCTATTAACTGCCCTGAGGTGTGTTGATCCAGATTCTGAAAAAAGACCTAAGATGAGCCAGGTTGTTCGTATGCTTGAATCTGAGGAATATCCTATTCCAAGAGAG GATCGAAGACACCGACGAACACAAGGAGGCAGCATGGATATGGAATCTCAGAAAGAGATCTCCGACACCGAACGTAGCGATAATCCAGGTTCAAGATCAGAAAGCAAGCGGACATAA
- the LOC126673152 gene encoding S-adenosylmethionine synthase 2 — METFLFTSESVNEGHPDKLCDQVSDAILDACLEQDPESKVACETCTKTNMVMVFGEITTKANVDYEKIVRDTCRAIGFVSDDVGLDADKCKVLVNIEQQSPDIAQGVHGHLTKRPEDIGAGDQGHMFGYATDETPELMPLSHVLATKLGAKLTEVRKNRTCPWLRPDGKTQVTVEYYNDNGAMVPVRVHTVLISTQHDETVTNDEIAADLKEHVIKPVIPEKYLDEKTIFHLNPSGRFVIGGPHGDAGLTGRKIIIDTYGGWGAHGGGAFSGKDPTKVDRSGAYIVRQAAKSIVANGLAPRCIVQVSYAIGVPEPLSVFVDTYGTGKIPDREILKIVKENFDFRPGMMSINLDLKRGGNGRFLKTAAYGHFGRDDPDFTWEVVKPLKWDKPQA; from the coding sequence ATGGAGACTTTCCTATTCACTTCTGAATCTGTGAACGAGGGCCATCCCGACAAGCTTTGTGATCAGGTTTCAGATGCCATCTTGGATGCGTGTCTCGAGCAAGATCCCGAAAGCAAAGTTGCTTGTGAGACATGCACCAAGACCAACATGGTCATGGTCTTTGGTGAGATCACAACCAAAGCTAATGTAGACTACGAGAAGATTGTGCGTGACACTTGCCGTGCAATCGGATTTGTTTCTGATGATGTCGGTCTTGATGCTGACAAGTGCAAGGTTTTGGTCAACATTGAGCAACAGAGCCCTGATATTGCCCAGGGTGTCCACGGTCATCTTACGAAGCGCCCTGAGGATATTGGTGCTGGTGATCAAGGTCATATGTTTGGGTATGCCACAGATGAGACCCCGGAGTTGATGCCTCTCAGCCATGTCCTCGCAACCAAGCTTGGTGCGAAACTCACTGAAGTCCGCAAGAATAGAACCTGCCCTTGGTTGAGACCCGATGGCAAAACCCAAGTCACCGTTGAATACTACAACGACAATGGTGCTATGGTTCCAGTACGTGTACACACAGTTCTCATTTCTACGCAACACGACGAGACTGTGACTAATGACGAGATCGCTGCTGACCTGAAAGAGCATGTTATTAAGCCTGTGATCCCCGAGAAGTACCTTGACGAGAAGACCATCTTCCATCTTAACCCATCAGGCAGATTCGTCATTGGTGGCCCACATGGTGATGCTGGTCTCACTGGCCGTAAGATCATTATCGATACTTATGGAGGCTGGGGAGCCCACGGAGGTGGTGCCTTCTCCGGAAAGGATCCCACCAAGGTCGACAGGAGTGGAGCCTACATTGTTAGGCAGGCAGCCAAGAGCATTGTCGCCAACGGGCTTGCTCCTCGTTGCATTGTTCAGGTGTCGTATGCCATTGGTGTGCCAGAGCCATTGTCCGTGTTTGTCGATACTTACGGCACCGGAAAGATCCCAGACAGAGAGATTCTCAAGATTGTGAAGGAGAACTTTGATTTCAGGCCCGGTATGATGTCGATCAACCTGGATTTGAAGAGAGGCGGTAACGGCAGGTTCTTGAAGACTGCTGCCTATGGTCACTTCGGAAGGGATGACCCCGATTTCACATGGGAGGTGGTGAAGCCCCTCAAATGGGATAAGCCTCAAGCTTAA